TTTTCAATAACGATTTTCAAATATATTCTTAGGTTTATATCTTAAGGAGTGCTAATTTTCTCGGCTCTTCCGAAAAACGCGTAATTAATTTCAAAAAGAAGGATCATCCGAATAATGCGTACTTTTCATTGCGGAAGTTGAACAGTCTGAGTTTGAAATATTGCTTGTCTCTGTATCCATAAGGCTTTTTTTTGCAGGGTTCATATTTTAGCAGCTTTCATTTTGCCGCTGCTTATTTTATGTTCATACCAGTTAAGGATATGGTTTCTCCAACCTCTTATCCTATTAGCCCTGATTTCTCACTTAGGGGTAAAAAGTGGGTTTTTGCCCCCGTCAGAGGGGTTGGTCTGTCGCCAAAGATTCGTTATTTTTTGAGCTTTTCGTTATTGAAGCCATCCTGATTCTTTGCTTCATCGATAAACGCAAGCATATTTTCAAGGCAGGTGTCTCCTTCAACGGCATGGGAAGGAGAGAAAATATAACCGCCTTTCGCCCCGGCCTTCAAGAGCCTTTGCGATTCAATCACTACATCCTCAGCGGTTCCGCAGGGCAGTGTTTTCTGCATTGAGAGTCCGCCGAAAAAGGTGAGCCTGCCCCTGTATCTTTCCAGTAATTCAAAGATATCCATAACTTCCGGCTGGAACGGATTAAAGCAGTTCACTCCGGCATCAATCAAGTCGTCAAAAAGCTCGTCAACGTCGCCGCAGGAATGTATGAAAACGTATTTGCCCTTCTCTCTCGCTGCCCTGTACATCCTCTTGAGATGTGGAAGTATGAATTCTCTCCAGAATTTCGGCCCCATCTGCAAACCCTGCTGCTGTCCCCAGTCGTCCCCGAAGTAAACAGCGTCTATGTCATATTCAGCGGCTTTTTCAAGCTGGGCAATGTTGTAGTCGGTTATTTTCGTGAATAACTGGTGCACGAAGTCTGGATGGTCGAGAAAATCCATCATCAGATTTTCCATGCCCCTCAATGTCCATGCACGTTCGTAGAGGGAAAAGCCTATTTCAAACAGGCGGAAACAATCGGAGTATTTCGAAATCAAATTTTCGATATTTTCAAAGAACCGTTTGTCCAGCGGATCGGGGAATTCGTATCCTGAGAGGCTTGGTTCTTTTAACACCTGTCCGCACACTACGCCGATATCTTTATCAACGCTGCGGTCCCATTTTACTCCGAAAACATCTTGATAAATCCCGCCGCCGAGCTCTTTAAAAAAGCCTATATCACTGCCCAGCCTGACAATATGATTATCTGCGGCTTTATCTATATCTTCTGTGCCGAAATGCTCCACAAGAAGCTCATTTGCTTCCTGAGTAAACTTGTAAGACCACGGGACATACGGAGGGGTTTTGCCTTCAAGAACAGTTTTTACTACATCTCTTTTGTTCATCACTTCTCCAAAATCTTCTTCTATCATTAATTGAAACTGCCAGAATCAGATCGTTCATTGCCTAAAGCATTAAGATGCGTTTTTCAGTGCTTCAGCTTTTCTCTTGCCTTGCCGCAAGGCTGTCGCAGAGTTCGTTGTTTTTATCGCCGCTGTGCCCTATAACACATTTCCAGTGTCTTTCTCGCAAGCATATCCCCCGCCCCTCTTCCAGAAGGGTGTTTTTTGCGGGCGTGATTTCTTTTGCCTTTCAGGCAGGGCAGGAGATTAACGCCGTCGAAAGGCTTGCCGAGAATCTTGCTCCCCTGCTAATGATTGTAATAAAACCCCTCTCACGGGGTCAAAAAAAGGTGCCGGAGGTGGGACTTGAACCCACACCCTGTTAACCAGGAAAGGATTTTGAATCCTTCGCGTCTGCCGATTCCGCCACTCCGGCAAGGAAAGTGCATAAAGATAAGTAAAAGGGTGATTTATGTCAAGCAGTATTAACCGGATCAAAAGAGAAAACCGCGGACAGTACGCATTGCACGGATTTCACAGATTTTCTGCGGCAACCAGCGAGTGGTAAGAAGATTTGCCGCACGCCCCTTGCTACAAAAAATCTGCGTAATCAGTGGATGAAATCAGTTTCGCCTGTACATGCCCACAAAGCCCTCAAAAAAAAACCTTGAATCCTTCGAGAACTTC
This window of the Sedimentisphaera salicampi genome carries:
- a CDS encoding uroporphyrinogen decarboxylase family protein, whose product is MNKRDVVKTVLEGKTPPYVPWSYKFTQEANELLVEHFGTEDIDKAADNHIVRLGSDIGFFKELGGGIYQDVFGVKWDRSVDKDIGVVCGQVLKEPSLSGYEFPDPLDKRFFENIENLISKYSDCFRLFEIGFSLYERAWTLRGMENLMMDFLDHPDFVHQLFTKITDYNIAQLEKAAEYDIDAVYFGDDWGQQQGLQMGPKFWREFILPHLKRMYRAAREKGKYVFIHSCGDVDELFDDLIDAGVNCFNPFQPEVMDIFELLERYRGRLTFFGGLSMQKTLPCGTAEDVVIESQRLLKAGAKGGYIFSPSHAVEGDTCLENMLAFIDEAKNQDGFNNEKLKK